ATCGGCTCACCTACACTAGAAAGAACCAGTGGCGGATGATTTCGCACAGCTCGTCAAGCGGCAGGCCGACATCGTTAAGATCGTCGAAGAGTACGTCCGCCTCCGCAAAAGCGGAGCCCAGAACTACTCCGGCCTTTGCCCCTTCCACAAAGAGAAGTCCCCGTCTTTCTCCGTAAACGCAGTCCATGGCTACTTCTACTGCTTCGGCTGCCATGAGAAGGGCGATGTCTTCACCTTTGTCATGAAACTGGAGAATGTCGGCTTCCCAGAGGCGTTGCGCATCGTCGCCCAGAAGGCCGGCATCCCGCTGCCCAAACGCGACTTCTCCTCTCCCGACGAAGCCCGCGAAGCAGGCTTGCGGCGGCAACTCCTCGATGTCCACGAGGCCGCGACACAGTACTTCCAGGCAGCCCTGAACTCCCCCATGGCGGCGCGCGCCCGCGAGTATATGAGCGGCCGCGGCATTACGCCTGAGACCGTACAGCGCTTCCGCATCGGCTTCGCTCCGGATGACTTCAATCACATGCGCGACGAGTTGCGGAAACACTTCAGCGAAGAGGTGCTGCGCGCCAGCGGTCTGTTCACCAGCAAAGAACAGGACCAGCAGGGACTGCCAACCGGCAATCTCTATGCGCGCTTCCGCAACCGCGTCACCTTTCCCATCTGCAACGAGCAGGGCAAAGTTATCGCCTTCACGGCGCGTGCTCTGCTTCCCGACGAAAAGACGCCGAAGTATCTCAACTCACCGGAGACCGCTCTCTATACCAAGGGACAGGTCCTCTTTAATCTGGATAAAGCAAAAGCCGCTATCCGGGCACAGGACTACGCCCTGCTGGTGGAAGGCCAGATGGACTGCATCTCCGTCTTCATGGCCGGCATTCAGCCTGTCCTGGCGACCAGCGGCACCGCCTTCACCGAGGCACAGGTGCGCCTGCTCTCGCGCTTCACTAAACGCGTCGTCGTAAACTTCGACCCCGATACGGCCGGAGCCACCGCCGCGGAGAAGTCCATCGCCCTGCTTACCGAAGAGGACTTCGAGGTCAAGGTTGTGACTCTTGAAGGCGGCCTTGACCCCGATCGTTTTGTCCGGGAACAAGGCATCCAGGCCTACGGCGCAGCCCTGCGCGGCGCTCGAAGGCACTCTGATTACCTGATCGAGCGGGCACGTACCCAGTTTCCGCCGCGTACGCCGGAGGCCAAGGTAAAGGCCGTGAACTACCTTATGCCGCACATCCGGCGTGTCCCCTCGGCGATTCAGCGCGACGCCTTTATCACCGACGCTGCTCAAAAGCTTGGCATCGACTCATCCATCCTCAGGCAGGAGATGAAGCAGGCAGCCGCCAATCGGCTTGGCTCCATCCGTCAGAACACGGTGGCTCCTGTCTCTGAGACCGAACGCCTGCTGTTGCGCGCTTTGGTACAGCCCGAAGGCTCCTCTCCTCGCCAGATGGCGAGCCAACAGCTTGCCGCCCACCCGGAGTGGTATGACGGCCTGACCACCGCCGCACTCATGGAACAGCTTGCCAATGCACCCGTTCCCGCCAACCCGCTGGAAGCCGCTCCGGAGCCGCAGCTGGCCGCCGTACTCGCCACTGTTCTGGCAGAGTCGCACGCCGGAGACGATCAGTTGCCAACCCAGCTCAACGGCGCACTCCATACCCTGCATCGCCGCAGCATGGAGAGAAGGCAGCGCGAGATCCGCGTAACCATCGCTGAAGCCGACCGCCGCGGAGATACATCTATGGTCGGGAAGCTGACAGAAGAGCTAATGGTAATTAGCCGTCAGTTACGAGAGTTATAGGCTGGTTACCACGAAGGCCCTTAAGCTCTCTCGAGTGTTGGGCTTAAGACATTACGATTCGTGAAAAGTTGTGCTTTTCGCTATCTAAATTCAGGGGATCGTGCAAACCTGTTAGCAGATATCCCACGAGCTCGATCCCGATTGGCTATCAAACAAAAGATAGGCACCTGGAATCTCAACGATTCGAGTCTCCCGATGCCACATGTTGCACGATAGAAAGCATCATAAGGAAAAAGATCGTAATTTTTTCCGCCCGGCTGCTGAGCTGCACTACTCCCGGCTCTCAAGGACTGTGTCTGTGCGTATCCTTCATTTGATTTCGTCACTGGATCTCCGCGGAGGAGGCCCAGCAGAGGTGGTTCGTCTTCTGGGCAAAACGCAAGCCGCTATGGGGTATAGCGTCGAGGCGGTCAGCGCGGATGACGAAGCTACGGATATCTCCACCTTTGAATTTCCCGTACATCGGCTCGGTCCTGGCATCGGGTACGGTTACTCCAAACGCCTGTCCGAATGGCTGAAGAACAACCGCTCACGATTCGATGCCGTGATCGTGCATGGACTGTGGCAGTATCCGCA
This genomic window from Terriglobus albidus contains:
- the dnaG gene encoding DNA primase; the protein is MADDFAQLVKRQADIVKIVEEYVRLRKSGAQNYSGLCPFHKEKSPSFSVNAVHGYFYCFGCHEKGDVFTFVMKLENVGFPEALRIVAQKAGIPLPKRDFSSPDEAREAGLRRQLLDVHEAATQYFQAALNSPMAARAREYMSGRGITPETVQRFRIGFAPDDFNHMRDELRKHFSEEVLRASGLFTSKEQDQQGLPTGNLYARFRNRVTFPICNEQGKVIAFTARALLPDEKTPKYLNSPETALYTKGQVLFNLDKAKAAIRAQDYALLVEGQMDCISVFMAGIQPVLATSGTAFTEAQVRLLSRFTKRVVVNFDPDTAGATAAEKSIALLTEEDFEVKVVTLEGGLDPDRFVREQGIQAYGAALRGARRHSDYLIERARTQFPPRTPEAKVKAVNYLMPHIRRVPSAIQRDAFITDAAQKLGIDSSILRQEMKQAAANRLGSIRQNTVAPVSETERLLLRALVQPEGSSPRQMASQQLAAHPEWYDGLTTAALMEQLANAPVPANPLEAAPEPQLAAVLATVLAESHAGDDQLPTQLNGALHTLHRRSMERRQREIRVTIAEADRRGDTSMVGKLTEELMVISRQLREL